The following are encoded in a window of Hypomesus transpacificus isolate Combined female unplaced genomic scaffold, fHypTra1 scaffold_31, whole genome shotgun sequence genomic DNA:
- the sept5a gene encoding septin 5a isoform X1, producing MDAIMLQEKLVERLLCPRVRTARQKEKQYVGFATLPNQVHRKSVKKGFDFTLMVAGESGMGKSTLVNSLFLTDLYKDRKLLNAEERINQTVEIIKHTVDIEEKGVKLKLTIVDTPGFGDAVNNNECWKPITDYIDQQFEQYFRDESGLNRKNIQDNRVHCCLYFIPPFGHGLRPVDVEFMKALHEKVNVVPLISKADCLTPNEIKRLKDRVREEIEKFGIKVYQFPECDSDEDEEFKQLDKELKECAPFAVIGSNTVVEARGQRVRGRLYPWGIVEVENQSHCDFVKLRNMLIRSHMHDLKDVTCDLHYENYRAQCIQEMTSKLTQDNRVDSPTPFLPLSTPDVETERLIKMKDEELKRMQEMLNKMQQQIHDQE from the exons atGGATGCCATCATGCTCCAGGAGAAGTTGGTGGAGCGTCTTTTGTGCCCCCGTGTGAGGACAGCCCGACAGAAG gaGAAGCAGTATGTGGGCTTTGCCACGCTGCCTAACCAGGTCCACAGGAAATCTGTGAAGAAGGGATTTGACTTCACTCTCATGGttgcag gggAGTCTGGTATGGGTAAATCCACCTTGGTGAACAGCCTGTTCCTGACAGACCTGTACAAGGACAGAAAGCTGCTCAACGCTGAAG aGCGGATTAACCAGACGGTGGAGATCATCAAACACACTGTTGACATTGAGGAGAAAGGAGTCAAGCTCAAACTCACCATCGTGGACACCCCTGGGTTTGGAGATGCTGTCAACAACAATGAGTG ctGGAAGCCCATAACAGACTATATAGACCAGCAGTTTGAGCAGTACTTCAGAGACGAGAGCGGGCTGAACAGGAAGAACATCCAGGACAACCGCGTTCACTGCTGCCTCTACTTCATCCCTCCCTTCGGACACGG gcTGCGGCCGGTAGATGTGGAGTTTATGAAGGCCCTTCATGAGAAGGTCAACGTGGTCCCCCTCATCTCCAAGGCCGACTGCCTCACTCCCAACGAGATCAAGAGGCTGAAAGACAGA gttcGTGAGGAGATAGAGAAGTTTGGCATCAAGGTGTACCAGTTCCCAGAATGTGACTCGGACGAGGATGAAGAGTTTAAGCAGCTGGACAAGGAGCTTAAG gagtgtgCTCCATTTGCAGTGATCGGCAGCAACACGGTGGTGGAGGCTCGAGGCCAGCGTGTCCGAGGACGTCTGTACCCCTGGGGCATCGTAGAgg tGGAGAACCAGTCCCATTGTGACTTTGTGAAGCTGAGGAACATGCTGATCCGGTCCCACATGCACGACCTGAAAgatgtgacctgtgacctgcaCTACGAGAACTACAGGGCCCAGTGCATCCAGGAgatgaccag TAAACTGACCCAGGACAACCGCGTGGACAGCCCCACCCCCTTCCTGCCCCTGTCCACCCCCGACGTGGAGACCGAGAGGCTCATCAAGATGAAAGACGAGGAG ctgaAGAGGATGCAGGAGATGCTGAATAAGATGCAGCAGCAGATCCATGACCAAGAGTGA
- the sept5a gene encoding septin 5a isoform X2: MTTNIRYKSRIPIKSDESTEEKQYVGFATLPNQVHRKSVKKGFDFTLMVAGESGMGKSTLVNSLFLTDLYKDRKLLNAEERINQTVEIIKHTVDIEEKGVKLKLTIVDTPGFGDAVNNNECWKPITDYIDQQFEQYFRDESGLNRKNIQDNRVHCCLYFIPPFGHGLRPVDVEFMKALHEKVNVVPLISKADCLTPNEIKRLKDRVREEIEKFGIKVYQFPECDSDEDEEFKQLDKELKECAPFAVIGSNTVVEARGQRVRGRLYPWGIVEVENQSHCDFVKLRNMLIRSHMHDLKDVTCDLHYENYRAQCIQEMTSKLTQDNRVDSPTPFLPLSTPDVETERLIKMKDEELKRMQEMLNKMQQQIHDQE, from the exons gaGAAGCAGTATGTGGGCTTTGCCACGCTGCCTAACCAGGTCCACAGGAAATCTGTGAAGAAGGGATTTGACTTCACTCTCATGGttgcag gggAGTCTGGTATGGGTAAATCCACCTTGGTGAACAGCCTGTTCCTGACAGACCTGTACAAGGACAGAAAGCTGCTCAACGCTGAAG aGCGGATTAACCAGACGGTGGAGATCATCAAACACACTGTTGACATTGAGGAGAAAGGAGTCAAGCTCAAACTCACCATCGTGGACACCCCTGGGTTTGGAGATGCTGTCAACAACAATGAGTG ctGGAAGCCCATAACAGACTATATAGACCAGCAGTTTGAGCAGTACTTCAGAGACGAGAGCGGGCTGAACAGGAAGAACATCCAGGACAACCGCGTTCACTGCTGCCTCTACTTCATCCCTCCCTTCGGACACGG gcTGCGGCCGGTAGATGTGGAGTTTATGAAGGCCCTTCATGAGAAGGTCAACGTGGTCCCCCTCATCTCCAAGGCCGACTGCCTCACTCCCAACGAGATCAAGAGGCTGAAAGACAGA gttcGTGAGGAGATAGAGAAGTTTGGCATCAAGGTGTACCAGTTCCCAGAATGTGACTCGGACGAGGATGAAGAGTTTAAGCAGCTGGACAAGGAGCTTAAG gagtgtgCTCCATTTGCAGTGATCGGCAGCAACACGGTGGTGGAGGCTCGAGGCCAGCGTGTCCGAGGACGTCTGTACCCCTGGGGCATCGTAGAgg tGGAGAACCAGTCCCATTGTGACTTTGTGAAGCTGAGGAACATGCTGATCCGGTCCCACATGCACGACCTGAAAgatgtgacctgtgacctgcaCTACGAGAACTACAGGGCCCAGTGCATCCAGGAgatgaccag TAAACTGACCCAGGACAACCGCGTGGACAGCCCCACCCCCTTCCTGCCCCTGTCCACCCCCGACGTGGAGACCGAGAGGCTCATCAAGATGAAAGACGAGGAG ctgaAGAGGATGCAGGAGATGCTGAATAAGATGCAGCAGCAGATCCATGACCAAGAGTGA
- the gp1bb gene encoding platelet glycoprotein Ib beta chain, with protein sequence MKTMMMGPPLLCVLVLSGIGVQGSSVCPSPCSCQKGQVDCSQRSLTTSSLPPRFPSNTTHLRLHDNLLTSLPNGILDSLPFLRSVSLHGNPWACDCGVLYLRAWLLRQPHGDHGPLNGDGLGHASLVATAGHLPVNCSFPPDLRGRLVVYLTEEEVLDTCHYWYCDLAMASQVCLCVFVLLQAALLVAVVVFLRRFERLSREARRTADESLTGGEGCLGSEREPLKDSRF encoded by the coding sequence ATGAAGACGATGATGATGGGGCCTCCTCTCTTGTGCGTTCTCGTCCTGTCTGGGATCGGAGTTCAAGGGTCATCGGTATGCCCCTCCCCTTGCTCCTGCCAGAAGGGTCAGGTGGACTGCAGCCAGCGTTCTCtaaccacctcctccctccccccccgcttCCCGTCCAACACCACCCACCTCCGTCTCCACGACAAcctgctcacctccctccccaatgGCATCCTGGACTCCCTGCCCTTCCTGCGCTCCGTCTCTCTCCACGGCAACCCGTGGGCGTGCGACTGCGGCGTGCTCTACCTGCGCGCCTGGCTCCTGCGCCAGCCGCACGGCGACCACGGGCCCCTGAACGGCGACGGCCTGGGTCACGCCAGCCTCGTCGCCACGGCGGGACACCTCCCCGTCAACTGCAGTTTCCCTCCTGACCTGAGGGGGCGCTTGGTGGTCTACctgacggaggaggaggtgctggacaCCTGCCACTACTGGTACTGTGACCTGGCGATGGCATCGCAAGTGTGCCTTTGCGTGTTTGTGCTGCTGCAAGCGGCGCTGCTGGTGGCCGTGGTGGTGTTCCTGCGCCGGTTCGAGAGGCTGTCGCGGGAGGCGCGCCGAACCGCCGACGAGAGCCTCACgggaggggagggctgtctcGGGAGCGAGCGTGAGCCTTTAAAGGATAGCAGATTCTGA